ATGAAGGGGACTCCTCTTGAATGTCCTTGGGGGCCGTGTCATCAGCCTACGTCAAAACGCACCACCTTGAGAAGAGTTGCTTTTGACCCTTGTCCTGACCCCCGTCACCGCCACGCTGATCTTCGTAGCGGGTTGCCTTGCGGGCTACCAGTATCGCCGGACCTGGAAGGCCGGGGGAGCGCGGTGGAAGCTGTGGCTGTACGGGGTTGTCGCGGCGGCGGCGTTTCTGACACTGGGGTTCGTGCCGATGGCCGAGCCGGGGATCTGAGACAGCATCAACACCGGAACGCGTATCGGTCCGGACGTTTTCGCCTGGTCTGGCGCTGATTTGCGACGATGCAGGGGGCTCTGCCCCCCGGCCTGCGGCCTCCCCCCGAGGGTATTTGGAAGACCAAAGAAGCAGGGGTGGGATGCGTGTCGGCGTGGAGAGCGGTTTGCGCGCGAAAAGGCCGGGTCAGGCTTCGTCGCGTTCCATCTGGTCGAGCATCTTCTTGGCGCGCGGGCAGCCCGCGAGGCGTTCGCGCAGCGGGCTGTCCGGGTCGATGTCCTTGTTGCAGACGAGGCACTGGTCCGCGTCCGAGATCGCGTTGAGGCCCCCGCAGCTGCCCTTGATCGTCTTGCCCTGGAACATCACCCCGAGCGCCATGCCGAGCATGACGAGCAGGAGGAGGCAGAAGGCGAGGAAGAAGGTCATACGGGGCCTTTCGCGGTCAGGCGGTCAGGGTCTCGAAGCGGGCGCTGGCGCGCGCCTTGAAGGTCATGTCGGCGCCATTGCCTGCGCGGTCAAGGAAGAGGACGGCGAGGTCACGCTCTTGTGCGATCTCGAGCCCGCGCTCCGACCCCAGCGCCAGCAGGGCGGTGGCCCATGCGTCGGCCAGCATCGCGTCCTCGGTCAGGATCGTTACCGAGGCGGTGCGGTGCGTGACCGGGCGGCCGGTGGTGGCGTCGATGATGTGCGAGAAGCGCTGGCCATCTTCCTCGAAGTAATTGCGGTAGTCGCCCGAGGTCGCCATGCCGAGGTCCGACAGCCCGATCACGCGCGAGACGCCGCGGTCGTGCGCCAGCGGCTGCTCGATGCCGATCTGCCAGGGCTTGCCCTCGGGGTTCAGGCCGGCGGTGTAGAGGTCGCCGCCGATTTCCACCATGAAGTCGGAGATGCCGAAGTCGCGCACCGCACGCGCCACTTCGTCGACGCCGAAGCCCTTGCCGATGGCCGAGACATAGATCTCGGCGCGCGGGTCCAGCTTGCGCAGGGCGCGGTCCTGAACCTCGATCATGCGGGACTGGCCCGAGGCCTCCATCGCGGCGGCGAGGGTGGCCTCGTCGGGGCGATGGGCCGCGCCTTTGGCACCGAAGCCCCATGCGTCGATCAGCGGGCCCACGGTGACGTCGAAGCGTCCGTCGGAGCCGGCGTGGACCGCGTCGGCGGCCTGCATCACGCGGGCGAATTCCGGCGACACGGCGAAGGGCTCTGTCGAGCGCGAGGCGTTGAAGCGAGAGATCTCGGAGGAGGCTTCCCAGTTCGACATCTGCGCGGTCACGCGGGCGAGGCGCTGGTTCACGGCGGTCTGAAGCTCTGCCTTTTCGACCTTGTTCGAGTGGTCGACGGCAACGATGGAATAGGACGTGCCCATGGTCTGCCCGGCGAGTTCCAGCACGTTCCAGCCGTCCTTGCAGGCGGCGAGGGCAAGCGGCATGACGAGGAAGCTGCGGCGGGAAAGCTTGAAAAGATCGGACACGGTTCTGGCCTCCAAGGGGAGTTGATCTGAGGTCTTGATGCGTTGACGGGCTTCTGCGCGGTTTTTCGACGCAATTCAATGTCCGACCCTGATTTTTATTGTCGCAGACCTTTCAAAAGTCGGTCTACCGACGCATAAGACGCCAAAATCAACGACAGGACTGACGACGTGCAGCGATTTGATCTTAGCAAAGGTCTAGACGTTCCGGTCATGGGCGCGCCGGAGGGCGGCATTCAGGATGCGCCGCCGGTGACGACGGTGGCCGTTCTGGGCGATGACTACATCGGGCTGAAACCGCGTCTTGCGGTGCAGGAAGGCGACGTGGTGGGCGCGGGCGCGCCGATCCTCGCCCACAAGGATACGCCCGATGTGCAGGTCACCGCGCCGGTTTCCGGACGAATCAAGGCCATCAACCGGGGCGCCCGGCGCAAGCTGATCTCGGTCGAGATCGAGGTGGACGAGGCCGCCGCCGAGCCGGTGGACTTCTCCGATGTCGGAGATGTGAACACGGTCGTCGGGCTGGTGGCGCGGCTCTGTGCCTCTGGTCTCTGGACGTCCTTCCGCACGCGTCCCTATTCCAAGGTGCCCGATCCGATGACCCGCCCGGCGGCGATCTACGTCAACGCCATGGACACCGAACCGCTGGCCGCCGATCCCGCGCCGATCATCGCCGCCGAGGAGAAGGCCTTCGTGCACGGGCTCGAGGCGATCATGGGCCTGAGCGAGGGCAATACCTACCTGTGCCAGGATCCGGATGCCTCGCTGCCCGGCGACAATATCGCGGGCATCCACGTTGCGGGGTTCTCCGGGCCGCATCCGGCCGGGCTGGCGGGGACGCACATGCATTTCCTGGAACCGCCGAGCGCCAGCAAGGTGGTCTGGACCATCGGCTATCAGGACGTGATCGCCATCGGCAAACTGCTGGCGACGGGGCGGCTTGATCCGACCCGCGTGGTGGCGATCTGCGGACCCATGGCTAAGCATCCGCGTCTGGTGCGCACGGTGGCGGGCGCCTCGATGCTGGAGCTTTGCGCCGAGGATCTGAACAGCAAGAAGCCGGTGCGCGTGATTTCCGGCTCGATCCTGTCGGGGCGGATGGGGGCGGGCGAGACTGCCTTCCTTGGCCGTTACGCGCGCCAGATCACGCTGATCGAGGAAGACCGCGAGCAGATCCCGCTGGGCTGGATCCGCGCGATGCCCGGCAAATACGCGGTGCAGCCGGTGCTGGGCTCTGCCTTCGCGAAGAAGCTTTACGCGCTGACGTCCAACCTGAACGGCGGACGCCGGGCCATGGTGCCGATCGGCACTTTCGAACGGCTGATGCCGCAGGACTATCTGCCGACGCAACTGCTGCGCGCGCTGCTGGTCATGGACACCGACACGGCGCAGGCGCTGGGTGCGCTGGAGCTGGACGAGGAAGACGTGGCGCTCTGCGGCTTTGCCTGCCCCGCCAAGTACGAGTATGGCATCGCGCTGCGCGACAGCCTGACCAAGATCGAAAAGGAGGGCTAGGCCTTGGGGCTGCGTTCATTCTTCGACAAGATAGAGCCGAATTTCACCAAGGGCGGTAAGTACGAGAAGTACTTCCCGATCTACGAGATGGTGGAATCCTTCATCTACACGCCCAAGACGGTGACGACCGTGGCGCCTCATGCGCGGTCCTACATCGACATGAAGCGGATCATGACCTACGTGGTACTGGCGACGGTGCCCTGCATCCTCTTCGGGATGTACAACGTCGGCCTGCAGACCAACATGGCGATTGCCGAATACGGCGCATCCGGCTGGCGCGCTGCGATCATCGAGGGGCTGGGGATCGGGTTCGACTACACAAACCCGCTGGCCAATATCCTGCACGGGCTGCTGTATTTCCTGCCGATCTACATCGTGACACTGGTCGCGGGCGGCATTTTCGAGGTGATCTTCTCTGTCGTGCGCGGGCACGAGGTGAACGAGGGCTTCCTTGTGACCTCGATGCTTTACACGCTGATCATGCCGGCCTCCGCGCCGCTGTGGCAGGTAGCCCTGGGAATCATCTTCGGCGTGGTGATCGGCAAGGAAGTCTTTGGCGGCACCGGCAAGAATTTCCTCAACCCGGCGCTGGTGGGGCGTGCGTTCCTGTATTTCGCCTATCCGGCGCAGATGTCGGGCGACACGATCTGGACGCCTGTGGATGGCTTTTCCGGCGCGACCGCGCTGGCGGTCAGCGCCCGTGATGGCGTCGCCGCCCTGCCGGAGCATGGCGTGACGTGGATGGATGCCTTCATCGGCACGATCCAGGGCTGCATCGGCGAGACCTCGACCCTGATGGCGCTGATCGGGCTGGCCTTCCTGCTGGTGGTGAAGATCGCCAACTGGCGGCTGGTGGTCGGATGCCTTGGCGGTATGATCGCCTTCTCGACGCTCCTGAACGTGATCGGGTCGGACACCAACCCGATGTTCGCGATGCCGTGGTACTGGCACCTCGTGGTGGGCGGCTATGCCTTCGGCCTCGCCTTCATGGTCACCGAACCGGTGTCCGCCTCGCACACCAACATGGGACGCTACATCTACGGTGCGCTGATCGGCTTCATGGTCGTCATGATCCGCGTCATCAACCCGGCCTTCCCGGAAGGCATGATGCTGGCGATCCTCTTCGGCAACGTCTTCGCGCCGCTGATCGACTATTTCGTGGTGCAGGCCAACATCAAGCGGAGGGTAAAACGTCATGCCTGACGACAACACGCCCGACAACGGCAACAAGGGGCCGCTGCGCCGCTTTCTCGACATGCCCGCCGACAGCACCGCCAAGACCGTGACGGTGGCCGTGGCGCTGTGTCTCGTGGCCTCGATGGTGGTCTCGGCCGCCGCCGTGTCCCTGCGTCCGGTGCAGGAGGTGAACCGCCTGCGCGACAAGCAGATCAACGTGCTCGAGGTCGCCGGCGTCTACAACCCCGGCGACAACGTGCAAGAGGCTTTCGCGGCCTTCGAACCCCATGTCCTCGACCTCTCCACCGGAGAGTTCACCGACCAGTGGGGGATCGAGGAGTTCGACCAGCTGGCCACCGCCAGCGATCCGGCCATCGTGCGCGCGCTGGACGAGGATCCGGCAGGCTTGGGCGGCCAGATGCAGGCCTACCGCATGATCTACCTGCTGCGCGACGAGGCGGGTGAGATCGACAAGGTGATCCTGCCGGTCGAGGGCTATGGCCTGTGGTCGACCCTCTACGGCTTCATCGCGCTGGAAGAGAACGGCAACGACATCTACGGCCTGCAGTTCTACCAGCACGGCGAAACGCCGGGTCTTGGCGCCGAGGTGGACAACCCGCGCTGGAAGGCCCTGTGGAACGGCAAGAAGCTGCGCGACGAAGAGGGCGATCTGGAGATTTCCGTCTCGAAGGCCGTGCCGCCCGCCGGACCCGAATACCACGTCG
This region of Ponticoccus alexandrii genomic DNA includes:
- a CDS encoding Na(+)-translocating NADH-quinone reductase subunit A — encoded protein: MGAPEGGIQDAPPVTTVAVLGDDYIGLKPRLAVQEGDVVGAGAPILAHKDTPDVQVTAPVSGRIKAINRGARRKLISVEIEVDEAAAEPVDFSDVGDVNTVVGLVARLCASGLWTSFRTRPYSKVPDPMTRPAAIYVNAMDTEPLAADPAPIIAAEEKAFVHGLEAIMGLSEGNTYLCQDPDASLPGDNIAGIHVAGFSGPHPAGLAGTHMHFLEPPSASKVVWTIGYQDVIAIGKLLATGRLDPTRVVAICGPMAKHPRLVRTVAGASMLELCAEDLNSKKPVRVISGSILSGRMGAGETAFLGRYARQITLIEEDREQIPLGWIRAMPGKYAVQPVLGSAFAKKLYALTSNLNGGRRAMVPIGTFERLMPQDYLPTQLLRALLVMDTDTAQALGALELDEEDVALCGFACPAKYEYGIALRDSLTKIEKEG
- a CDS encoding Na(+)-translocating NADH-quinone reductase subunit C, with the translated sequence MPDDNTPDNGNKGPLRRFLDMPADSTAKTVTVAVALCLVASMVVSAAAVSLRPVQEVNRLRDKQINVLEVAGVYNPGDNVQEAFAAFEPHVLDLSTGEFTDQWGIEEFDQLATASDPAIVRALDEDPAGLGGQMQAYRMIYLLRDEAGEIDKVILPVEGYGLWSTLYGFIALEENGNDIYGLQFYQHGETPGLGAEVDNPRWKALWNGKKLRDEEGDLEISVSKAVPPAGPEYHVDALAGATLTSVGVDNLVRFWMGEAGYAPFLERLKAGEI
- a CDS encoding FAD:protein FMN transferase, with amino-acid sequence MSDLFKLSRRSFLVMPLALAACKDGWNVLELAGQTMGTSYSIVAVDHSNKVEKAELQTAVNQRLARVTAQMSNWEASSEISRFNASRSTEPFAVSPEFARVMQAADAVHAGSDGRFDVTVGPLIDAWGFGAKGAAHRPDEATLAAAMEASGQSRMIEVQDRALRKLDPRAEIYVSAIGKGFGVDEVARAVRDFGISDFMVEIGGDLYTAGLNPEGKPWQIGIEQPLAHDRGVSRVIGLSDLGMATSGDYRNYFEEDGQRFSHIIDATTGRPVTHRTASVTILTEDAMLADAWATALLALGSERGLEIAQERDLAVLFLDRAGNGADMTFKARASARFETLTA
- a CDS encoding NADH:ubiquinone reductase (Na(+)-transporting) subunit B, with protein sequence MGLRSFFDKIEPNFTKGGKYEKYFPIYEMVESFIYTPKTVTTVAPHARSYIDMKRIMTYVVLATVPCILFGMYNVGLQTNMAIAEYGASGWRAAIIEGLGIGFDYTNPLANILHGLLYFLPIYIVTLVAGGIFEVIFSVVRGHEVNEGFLVTSMLYTLIMPASAPLWQVALGIIFGVVIGKEVFGGTGKNFLNPALVGRAFLYFAYPAQMSGDTIWTPVDGFSGATALAVSARDGVAALPEHGVTWMDAFIGTIQGCIGETSTLMALIGLAFLLVVKIANWRLVVGCLGGMIAFSTLLNVIGSDTNPMFAMPWYWHLVVGGYAFGLAFMVTEPVSASHTNMGRYIYGALIGFMVVMIRVINPAFPEGMMLAILFGNVFAPLIDYFVVQANIKRRVKRHA
- the nqrM gene encoding (Na+)-NQR maturation NqrM; this encodes MTFFLAFCLLLLVMLGMALGVMFQGKTIKGSCGGLNAISDADQCLVCNKDIDPDSPLRERLAGCPRAKKMLDQMERDEA